AAGCAGAACCCGGTACCAGCGCAACGCCAGCTTCCTGAAGCAGAAACTCTGCAAGATCAATATCGTTAGCAAATTTGTCGTTGCTGTCGATGACCTGTTGGAAACTTGGAAATGCATAGAAGGTTCCATCGGCAGGGATACAGTCGACCCCTTCGATTTCATTCAACTTTTCTAATACAAAGTCATGACGCTGTTTGAAAGCCCGAACCATCTCTTTCACACACTCCTGATCGCCTTCCAGTGCAGCTTGTGCTGCTACCTGGGAGATAGACGTAGGATTTGATGTGCTTTGAGACTGGATCTTCTTCATCGCGCCGATCAGCTTAGCAGGACCCGCAGCGTAGCCGATACGCCAGCCTGTCATCGAATACGCTTTCGATACACCGTTAAGTACGATAGTACGATCGTAGAGCTCTGGACAGACATTTAGAATGTTAATGAATGGCGTATCCGTAAAGAGGATATGCTCATACATGTCATCGGTAGCAACCAACACCTGTGGGTATTTTACCAGTACATCGCCTAACGCTTTCAGCTCTGCTTCTGTGTACGCAACACCGGTCGGATTCGACGGGCTGTTGAGTACCAATAACTTGGTTTTATCTGTTATCGATTCTTCCAGTTGAGCCGCTGTGATTTTAAAGCGAGCTTCCTGTGCGGTTGTTACGATAACCGGTACACCTTCGCCCATCAGCACCATGTCGGGGTAAGAAACCCAGTATGGCGCCGGGATAATTACCTCATCACCCGAATTCAGTAACGCCAGAGACAGGTTGAAAAAGCTCTGCTTACCGCCGCAGGACACCAGAATCTGATTAGCTTCATAGTCAAAGCCGTTATCGCGTTTGAACTTCTCAATAATGGCTTTTTTCAGAGCCGGTGTGCCATCAACAGCAGTATATTTAGTGAAACCGTTGTTGAGTGCTTCAATAGCAGCGTTTTTAATATGGTCAGGGGTGTCGAAATCAGGTTCGCCGGCACCCAGGCCGATAATGTTTTTGCCTGCCGCCCGCAATTCAGCAGCACGGTTAGTCACTGCCAGTGTCGGGGAAGGTTTAATGCTGTTAACGCGATCGGAGAGTTGCATTGTCCTAGCCATTTCCTCTGAAAAAAATGTGGCGTGGCGCCACGGTGTATTCAACCGGCAAATAATACCGGAAATGGGGTTGCGTAAAAATCCCTTTCATTGATGAAAAGTGATAAAAATCGTATTTATTTCAAGAAAGTTACGACTTTTTATGATTTCTGTTGTTTTACGCTGATAGTGAGATTCAGTCAGCAGAAAAAATTTCATACGGGTATAATAGTCCGCTTCCATTTTTTTGTCGTACAGATCACTTATGAAACAGCGTTTTCAGGTTCAGTCTAAGTTTCAGCCTGCGGGTGACCAGCCAGCCGCTATCGATGGTTTGGTTAAGGGAATTCATGCCGGTTTGGCGTCTCAAACCCTGCTTGGGGTAACCGGATCGGGTAAAACCTTTACGATTGCTAATGTGGTTGCTGAATTGCAGCGCCCGACCATTGTACTGGCGCATAACAAAACGCTGGCTGCGCAATTATATGGTGAATTTCGCGATTTTTTCCCCAATAACGCGGTGGAGTATTTCGTATCTTATTACGACTATTATCAGCCTGAAGCTTATGTTCCTTCATCAGATACTTTCATCGATAAAGATGCTTCGATCAATGAACATATTGAACAGATGCGACTGTCGGCGACTAAGGCGTTGTTGGAGCGCGAAGATGCGATTATAGTCGCCACTGTTTCGTCGATCTATGGACTGGGTGATCCTCAGGCCTATCTTGGGATGATGCTACACCTGGATCGGGGTGATCAGGCAGATCAACGTGCGATTCTGCGTCGGTTGGCTGAACTGCAGTACACTCGCAACGATGTTGAGTTGCATCGGGCCACTTATCGAGTGCGTGGTGATGTGATTGATGTTTTTCCTGCAGAGTCTGAAAAAGAAGCAGTGCGGATTGAGATCTTTGACGACGAAATTGAAAACCTGAGTTATTTTGATCCTTTGACCGGAGAGGTTCTGCGCCGGGTGCCCAGAGCGACTATCTATCCGAAATCACATTACGTTACGCCGAGAGAAACCTTGGTAGCGGCAGTGGATAAGATTAAGGATGAGCTGCATGCCCGCCTCAAACAGCTACGGGACCATGACAAGTTAGTTGAGGCTCAGCGTTTGGAACAGCGAACGTTGTATGATATTGAGATGATTATGGAGCTGGGATATTGCTCTGGAATCGAGAATTACTCCCGCTATTTGTCCGGACGGGATCCGGGCAACGCGCCACCAACACTGTTTGATTATCTGCCGGATGATGCCTTGGTGGTCATTGATGAATCCCATGTCACTATTCCTCAGTTAGGTGCGATGTATAAAGGTGACCGTTCGCGTAAAGAAACCTTGGTGGAATATGGTTTTCGTCTGCCTTCGGCGCTGGATAATCGGCCGATGAAGTTTGAAGAGTGGGAGATTCAGGCGCCGCAAATGGTTTTTGTTTCGGCAACGCCTGGGAAATATGAAGCCGCTCAGGCGGGACAGGTTGTTGAACAGTTAGTCCGGCCAACCGGCTTGCTTGATCCTATTGTCGAAGTGCGCCCGGCCAAAACCCAGGTTGATGACCTGCTCGGCGAGATAAACCTGGTTGCTGGCCGGGGAGAGCGGGTGGTTGTAACTGTACTGACCAAGCGTATGGCTGAAGATCTGACTGATTACTTAGCAGAACATGGAGTACGGGTGCGTTACCTGCACTCTGATATTGATACCGTAGAACGGGTCGAAATTATTCGTGACCTGCGCATTGGTGAGTTCGATGTATTAGTCGGTATTAACCTGTTGCGGGAAGGTATCGATATGCCGGAAGTTGGCCTGGTTACTATTCTGGATGCCGACAAAGAGGGCTTCCTGCGTTCAGAAACTTCAATGATTCAAACGATTGGCCGGGCGGCACGAAATATTAATGGTCGGGCTATTCTCTATGCTGACCGTATTACCGGCTCGATGCAAAGGGCGATGGACGAAACCGAGCGTCGCCGAGAGGCACAGATTTTACATAACGAGAAGCACGGTATTGTGCCTGTTGGTATTAAAAAATCGGTTGCCGATATTATGGAAGGTGCATCGGCGATTCCAGGGCGGAAAACTAAAACTGGTCGTAAAGTGGCAGAGCCTGCTGCTGAATATGAGATTGATCCTCGTAAACTGAGTTCAGCTGAACTGGCTAAGACGATGAGTCGTCTGGAAGATAAGATGTATGAAGCGGCGAAGAATCTTGAGTTTGAGAAGGCGGGTCATTATCGGGATCAGTTGGAAAAACTTAAACACAGCGGCCTATGATGTGCCTGATACAGGCAGCCGTATTTCAAAGCAAGTTCCTTTACCCTGAGCGCTTGTGACGCTGATTACACCTTTATGGTCTGTTATTATTCCGTAGACGATAGATAGTCCCATCCCAGTGCCCTGGCCAACGGGTTTAGTTGTGAAAAAAGGGTCAAAAACCTTTTTGCAGGTCTGCTCATCCATGCCGCACCCATTATCTTTGATACGAATAATGATCTCATCATTCTGAGAGGTGGCTGAGATAAAAATTTGCGGGTTCTGGGTTTTCTCCAAAGCTTGTTTAGCGTTGATTAACAGGTTTAGGAAGACCTGATTTAACTCGCCGGGGTTGCAGTCAGCTAAAGGTAGTGGATCGATCATACAGTTCACGGTGATACGGTCATTCAATTCACTTTGGAGGATTTTTAATGTGCTGTTGAGGCCGGCTACCAGATCGGCTTTGGCTCTTTCAGAGTCCTGACTGTGAGAGAAGTGACGGAGATTCTGAACAATTTCCCTCAGTCGTATCAGGCCTTCTTCCGTATCGGTAAAGAGCTCTTTCGTATCTTCCTGTATAAATACCAGATCCTGCTCATCCAGAAGCCTCTGAAGTTGATCTGATTCTGCTGAAGGTAAGCTTTGTTGGTTCTGCCATTGGAGACTGAGCTGCAACAGTGCATTATATGAATGAATATAGTGGCGCAGGCTTTCCATATTGCTTAGAACAAATGCCAGCGGATTGTTAATCTCATGAGCAATACCCGCCGACAGAGTTCCCAGTGTGGCAAGCTTTTCATTTCGTAGCATCAGGCTTTGTTGTTCTTTAAGTTTGTTATTTGTATTTAGTAGCTCGTTATTAAGCTTAAAAAGCTCTCTGGATTTATCTTCAAGCAGTTGCTCTGCTGCCTGGCGGGCTTTCTTTTCTCGACGGAAGGCTTCCTGATAGGCTGTATCCTGGCTCATACATCGTCTCCTAAGGTATTAAACCGGACGATTAAATCACAATGATCATGACCTTTATGCAGGCAGCGTGGGTGTTCTAACGTGATGGCTGTTTTGTAGTGTAGGGCGGCGCCACGAATCAGACCTTCTGCGAGAATGCAGAGCTGGCGTGGAGACCGGTATTCCATGAGCAGTGTCTGATCATCGATATCTTTGCATGCAAAGGTTGGCAGGTTGGGGTTTTCGTAAAGTTTACGTACTTCAACATGAATCACTTCATCGACACTTTTTAGAAAACCGCGGAGCGTGTTTTCCTGCTCAATAAAAATGGGATAACGATCCGCAAGCTGACTGAACAGATACTGTCCAAACAAGCCGATCACCTCAGCATCAGGTAATTCCAGTTTAGATGAAACCGCACCCACTAACGCCATTAGATCTTCATCGGGATAACTTTTTCCTGCAGTATAAACGCCCTCATTACCGAGCTCAGATAAAATGGTATTCCAGGTTTGCATACCACAGCGTTGTTCAACCAGTTCTTCGAGAATGTTGAAAATAACACCCTTCATAAAGTTTGCTCCTGACAATAAATGTCACAAATGTCACATATGTCTTAAATGTAGTCTATGCTGAGTCTAATGCAAATAAGAGATTAGGTTGTATGAAAACTCTTACCAGCGGAGACATCGCTAATTATCTAGATGTAACTCAGAGAACGGTTATACGTTGGATTAACAGCGGGCAACTTAAAGGATTCAAGCTTCCCGGACGGGGGAATAATCGAATTCAGGTAGTTGATTTTATAGGTTTTCTTAAAGAAAACGGAATGCCGATACCTGATCAATTACAACAGGAAGTTAATTCCATTTCAGCGAATGTTTTACTGATTGATGATGAGCCTGCCGTCATTCGAGCGATGACCAGAGCATTGAAACCATTAAATCAGAAGATATACAGCGCTTCAGATGGCTTTCATGCCGGTTTGCTTTTGCAGCAACTTCAACCAGCCATTGTTGTGCTGGATCTGAACATGCCGGGTATGGATGGTTTTTCTGTGATCAGGCACATCAGAGATGAGCAGAAAAATTCGACTATTCGTATTTTAGTTGTTTCAGCGTTGGCTGATCAGCAGTTAGATCATGCTATTGCGATTGGTGCCGATGCTGTTTTGTCAAAACCATTTTCTAATGCTCAGTTACGCAAGACTATCTCTGAATGGTTAGACCCAACAGTTGGCATATAAAGGATATATTTATGGATTATGCGGATCGTTCTATATTGCTGGTGGATGATGAAAAAGCGGTGCTTAATTCGCTAAAACGGTTACTCAGGCCTCTACGCTGTCGGGTGATGACGGCTGAATCAGCGGAAGATGGGTTGGCACTGTTAGGGCAGCAACCGGTAGATCTTGTTATCAGTGATATGCGGATGCCGGAAATGAGTGGAGAGGTATTTTTGCAGAAGGTAGCGGAGCGCTGGCCTGAGATTGAACGCATTGTCATGACTGGCTTTTCAGATACTCAGAGCACTATTGATGCCATAAATAAAGGAAAAATTAGCCGTTTCCTCATGAAACCCTGGCAGGATGAAGATGTTCTTAAAGTGGTAAAGAAGGGTTTTGAGCTTGCTCAGCTGAGAGAGCAAAACGCTGTCTTACAGCAACTGACAGAGAAGAAAAAGAAAGAGCTTGAGGCACTGAATACTGAATTAGAAGATAAAGTTAAGCTGCGCACAGAACAACTGGAAGCCAGCCACCTTAAACTTATCTCTAATTATCGTTCCATGGTGCGAATGTTTTCTGCAATTACTGCTCGTCGCCTGGGTCAAGACAGCCATAAAGGCGTGCAACTCAATAGTCTTTTGATTCGAACTGCGCGACTTACGCCATTAACCGGAAAGGCTTTAAAGCAGCTTTATTATGCCTGGCAGTTGCGCAACATCGGAAAGCTGAGCTTTGCAGATGAACTGATACAGCAGCCTTATGTGACACTTGCGGCAAACAAACAGCGGCAGTTTCAACAGCATCCACTAAGGGCACAGGCTGCGACTGTACTGGTTGCTCCTCTGTTTCCAGCGGGTGAAATTATTGTTCAGCATAAAGAGTATCTGGATGGCTCGGGTTATCCAAAGGGCCTTAAAGGGGAACAAATTAGCTACAGTGCTCAGTTGCTTTGCGTTGTTAATGATTATGTAGAACTGATCTCTGGTCACTATCAAAAACGCCCCTACAGTAGCCATGAAGCGTTTTCCTATCTGAAAGAGTTCGCCGCCGAACGATATAATGCTGACATTGTTGAGCTCTTGGGTACTGTCATAGATCAGTTAGTTGCAGAAGGAGAAGTAACCCATGAGCAATGTCTGACGACCAGTGCGCTTGTTCCCGGCATGGTGCTCAGTCGTGACCTACTGACAATACAAGATGTTCTGCTGTTAGGGGCGGGTCAGATGCTGGATAGCTCCGCTATAGCACGTCTGTCAGAGATGGAGCTGAATCTTGAGGAACAGTTTGAAGTGTTTGTGCGACAGGAGGTTGATTAAATGACAGGAAAGATACTGTTGATTGATGATGATCCTGCTATTTTGCGGGCTTTGAAACGATTATTAAGGCCTAGTGTTGAGAAACTTAAGTTAGAGGTTTTTTCAACCTCAGATGCGCAAGACGCATTGCAACTGGCGCAGCAGGAAAAACCAGAGCTCATAATATGTGATCAGCGGATGCCAGAGGTTTTAGGTACTGAACTGTTGCGAGATATTTCAGCGCTGGGTTTGTCAGCGCAGCATTATATTGTCAGTGGTTATGCGGACTTTGATCAGATTACCGAGGCCTTTAATCAAGGCATTATTCATCAGTTTATCGCTAAACCCTGGGATGAACATCAGCTCCTGCACAGTGTCGATCAGCTGTTTAATATCCAGAACGTTTCTAAGAAAATAGGCAATAGTCCTGCTGTGTTATTTCATGGCATGTTGAGTGAAGAGCCTAAAATGCTGGAGGTCTTTCAGCAGCTGACACGCCTTTCTAATGCCAATGCGCCGATAAATCTGTCGGGTGAAACCGGTACAGGCAAGGAGCTGGCGGCGCGGGCGATTCATTTTGAAAGCCATCGACGAGATAAATCATTTGTTGCCGTAAATTGCGCTAATTTTACCGATCAGATGATGGAAGCTGAATTGTTCGGACACAGGAAGGGGGCTTTTACCGGCGCTGTAGAAGATCGGACGGGGCTTTTGCAGGAAGCTGATGGAGGGACTTTATTTCTTGATGAGGTAACGACACTGCCGTTGGCATTGCAGGCGAAGTTACTCAGGGTGTTGCAGGAACGGCGTTTTCGACCGGTCGGCGGGAATCAAGAGTATAGTTTCGATGTACAATTAATATCTGCATCATCGCAGTCTATTCAAGATGCAGTCGCTACCGGGGCATTCAGGCCAGACCTTCAGTATCGTCTTGAGGTTTTGCCTGTACATATTCCGCCTTTGCGGCAACGACCAAATGATGTTATCCCGTTACTACGTTTCTTTCTTAATCAGCTAATGTTGCCTGAAGAGATGGGCCTGACTGAACGGTTGAAGAGTCAGTTGAAAGAGTACTCATGGCCCGGCAACGTTCGTCAGCTATATAACGTGGCACAGTATCTTGCCGCTATGTGTGATAGGCGTCAGGATGAAATTGATATCGATCTGTTACCGCAGCACATCCTCTGTATCGATTGTTCGGAGCGGCAGGAAGAGTCTGCTGATCGTCTAAAGCCATTGCAGCAATTAGATGTGACTGAGCTGCAACAATTATTGGATAAGCACCAGGGTAACCGCACAGCAACGGCTGAATCGCTTGGAATTAGCCGCATGACACTCTGGCGGCGTATGAAAGAGCTGGCTGTTGATTGACTACTATCACCTGCATTAAGCCGCCCTGTTAAGGCGGCTTTTTTATGCCCGTTTTAAAGTCTTTTCTGGTGTAACAAATGGTGTAACAGCTGTAACAGGTGATACGTAATCTTCTGTAACAGTCACCGCCTCTTTGAATGTATAAATCCCTTAACCTTATGAAATATAAGAATAAAAATTACTTGGCACAGGTTATGTATAGTCTTGTATGTAAACGGCGACAGTCAGCTTGCTGTTTGCAAGACAATAATAACTTAGGGGGATCTTCCCATGAAAATGTTCAAAAAAATTCTGCTTGTTTCTGTTGTTTCTTCTCTGATCAGTGGTCACGCCTTAGCGGCAAATCTGGACAGTGATTCCGCGACAGTCAGTATGGCTGTTTCCCAGTATGCCGCGTTGACAGGACTGGACGATTTTGTCCTTTCGACAACTGATACCGATGGTGCCGCCGGTGCTGTGTATTCGGGTAGCGATTCATTTAATCTGGAATCAAATGCTCAGGTACGGGTTAGTCTTTCAGGTGGTGACCTGAGTAATGGTACAGACTCTGTTTCAACCAGTTACTCAATGGATGATGGCGGAACTACCTTTGATACAACAGCCGACTCGGTGCACAACGCCACCCATAGTGTTGCCGCATCAGCCACACTTGGCGCTATTTCTGCTCAGAAAGCCGGTGCCTACTCAACCGTTATTACTTTGACTGTTGCAGCGTTATAAGAGTGGCCGTAAGGCGGCCTCCGGGTCGCCACTTATCTCTGGTAAATCTTTGGTGAAATTAAGGTCGCTTGCAGGAGGCTTAGCATGAAATATTCCAGGGTATTGCTGATTGTGTGGTTGTTCACAGCGCGAAGTTTTGCAGCCGAATTTGCTGTATCACCAATGATGATTGAGTTGGAAAGCTCTCCCAGAGTGAGTGAAAACTTCAGTTTTCAGGTATTCGGAAAAACCGCGGGTCAGGTAAAAATAACGACCTGGGATATGGAGCAGCAACTCACTGGTCATATGGGATTTGTTGAGGTTAATGGTGATAAGGAAAAGCTTTCAAGTTGGGTGCTGCTGGATAATCCGACGTTTAGTGTGAAAAAAGATGAGTCGGTGGAAGTGACTGGCAAAGTAACTATTCCCCCTTGGGCCAATGGCAGTTATCACACTGCAGTGATGGTGGAAGAAGCACGCGCGCCAGATGCACAAGGTGTCGTAGTGAATGTGCGCTACGCGGTTATTCTTAATATTCGCGTGGAGGGAAAAAAGTCGCGTATTAGCTCTAGTTTCACTGATTTGCGTTTAATTGATCAGGATGGCGAGTTTTATATCGCAGGCAGGTTTATCAATAATTCAAATCGGGATTATCGACTCAGCTCAAAAGTACAGCTACGCAGTGATGATAATAAATTGCTGGGGAGAGTCTTACTTAAAACTCAGTCGGCCTGGCAGAGAGGCGATGAAGCGTCAAGGGTCTTTCCTGGGGCAGAAGTAGAAGTCTTCGGGCTGCTGACTAAATCATTACCTGCGGGAAATTATCAGGCGATGGTGCGTAACCGATTTGGTGGCCGACACCAGCCAACCTGGCGGAGCCCGCTGAGCGTGACGACTGAGATGGCAAAAGGTATGCAGGGTGATACAAAAGCTTTACCTGAGGGGGTCGCTTTGGTGCGTGATCCGGTACTGAAAGTTAGGCGTGGCGGTTATGCGACGACATCGGTGATGCTGGTAAATAATCAGGATAAGGCGGTTGAAGTTCGCTTTCCTACCACTGCAGATCAGGGGCTCCTGAGCGAGTATCGATTTACCCCTGAAGTATTAAAGCTGGAGCCCAGTCAGCGGGGTATGGCAATACTAAATCAGAAATACAAAGATGAGCGTGATGTTCAACCCGTTAAGTACCTGGCACAGGTTGTAGGAGGTGAGCAGGTCGAGTGGCTTGAGATACCGACTCAGTTGTGAGGGTGCGATGATGAACAGAATACTGAAGCATATATGGGGCTTGATAATCTGCGTCGGGTTGTCTGGTTGTATTAACCAGGCCAGCTTACAGCAACAGATTGACGATGCTCCCTCCGCAATCTCTCAGGCAGAGTTACAACCCACACTTAGCCAGCGTTTACAGACTGAAGTAACGCCTGAACAGGCTGCATTGTATCGTTTTAATCGCCAACAGCTGAGTCTGGAGCAAAAGCAGCCGCCAGCCGCCGTGCCTGAGCGTCCAAGAGCCCAATGTGTACCGCATCCCCGGGGAGTGAAGACTAATCATCTTCGTAAACTGGATCTGGCTTTTTTTGAGATGCCCCTGCGTGATGCGCTGGTGGAAGTAAGTGTTATGAGCGGCGTACCAATTGTGATTGGTGAAAATGTTGATGGATTGATTACGGTAAATATCAGCGGTGTTAGTTTTGATGATGCCCTGGAGGTTATGCTGAGTGGCGGGGATATCTCATATCGAAAAATGGAACGGCATATTTTAGTCGGGAGTGCCCGGCCCGACTCTCCAGTTTTTCATAAATTGGCGATTAGTTGTCACTATCGTCCAAGACATACCAAACCGGCGGATTTAGCCGTATCACTGACGCCTTATTTTCAGCAGTTTATCAGTCTTCACAATAATGCGGATTACCTGACTATAACAGCAACGCCAGACACTCTGCGTAAAATACGGAGTCATCTGGATAACTATGATCGTAAGCCGCGACAGCTGTTACTGGAGATGCATATTGTCGAAGTCAGCAGTGACGCAATGGAGCTGCTAGGCGTCGACTGGAACCGTTATGGACGGGACCCTAATACTTCAATGCTACGTCGTTTAGGGACTGCCGAATGGGATGGCTACAAGCCTGATTCTGATCCCTCCGTTTCCTCTCTTTTAACACTGGGTGCTCTGCCCATGCGCACGCTTTCTGATTCGCTAAACTTTCTTCGCACTCAGGGGGAAGCCCAGGTTAAAGCGATGCCCAGTATTGTCACTCTGGATGGAAAAGAAGCGGTGTTTTCATCTATGAATACGGTATGGCTACCCTTTGTTAACGGCGGGGATACAGGGCGCCGGCGTGAGTTAACCTATGGCGTAAACATGAAAGTAGTACCTCGTATAGCGGCTGGCGGGCAGGTGAAACTGGAAATTGTGGATGCGTCAGTGAGTGATTTTACGGAGTCTGATCAGGGAGTACCGCGTATTATTTCGCATTCTATCTCTAATACTGTGCATGTCCGGGATGGTGATTATCTGATACTGGGTGGGTTGTTACAGAAGAAATCCCGACGGGATGGAGAAGGGCTTCCTGTATTGAAAGATGCGCCGGTGGTCGGCAACCTGTTTGGCCAGAAACAACAGTTACTTCAGGAGACAGAAGTTCTGATCATGATTCGGCCAAAAGTGTTGGGCAGTTAGCCTCAGGAGAGCGTAATGAACAATACCAGAGCCTTTATAGTATTGATGCTGACCTCAGTGAACCTTTTCGCTGATGGAAGAGGGGGCGTTGCTCAGAATCAGAATGTTGATGATCAGGCATCGGTGTGTATGACGATTGGGCAGACTGCCAGCCTGACTGGCCTTGATGACTTTTTGTTGGCGACGACTGATATTTCTGGTCAGGCGGGAGCAAAATATACGGGAGGCGATCAGTTTTATCTCGAAAGTAACGGTCCTGTCAGAGTAGAAATACATTCGGGCGCATTGAAAAACAATAACTCCGTACTCATACCTAAATACCTTTTTGATCAACAGTCTCCCGTCCTGAATACTGCTACAGAAGGAGGCCATGGGGCAGAGCATCGTATTGATGCCGAAGTGATGTTAGGTGCGATTTCTGCCCAGCAGGCAGGTGACTATAGTGGTGAACTGGTGTTAGTTGTTGTACCTCAGGTTGGGGGAGAGGGAGGGTGCGGTGAGTTTAGTGTTAGCTACCCAGGTATTGCATCATATGAGACTGGCAGTAGTAGCGGGCAGTGGGCAACCCTGGCATTTGAAGACCTCTATCCAAACCCGGGAGATGCTGATTATAACGATATGGTGCTTCAATTCAGGGTGCAAGAAAACTACAACGCTCAGCAGCAGTTGGAAACTATCCATCTGGACTTTATTCCGTTAGCGCGGGGGGCGGGATATAACCACCGGCTCTATCTGTCTCTGGATGGAACTCTTGATAGTCGCAATGCAACCTATGAAAGTACCCCGGCGTTAGTGGGTGATGCTTCGGTCAAAGTGACGTACAACAATCTGGACTCGGGTGCTTCACAAACTTCATATTTCGATCAGTCTGACGATGTACTCGTATTCCATAATACGCGGTCATCGTTATCTGGCTTTGCAAACGTCTATGCTAACGGCGATCTAACGGCTCCCCGCGTAATGACATCAATCGATATCAGTCTTACCAATCCTGAGCTAAACCCTGCCTCGCAAGCGCTGGCTGGAGGGGAGTTTAATTATCGGCCCTTCCTTTATGTAATGAATACCCGGCAGGATATAGATCTGTCTGAAGTGAACCCTTATAACGGGATGATTGATCAAAATGGTTATCCGTTTGGTTTAATGGTGCCCGTTGATTGGCGCTGGCCTTTGGAAGGGGTGAGTATCGATGTTGCATACCCTTATTTCTCTGAGTATCGTTCCTGGTTGGCGGGTGAAACTGATAATATTTCTGATCAGGCAATGAAGTGGTTTAACTATCCATCTTCAGGCGCAGAAGGAAATCTTATATGGGGAGAGAATAGTTTCACAGAGGGCTTATAAGATAATGACGACCGTTATAGCTGTATAAATAAAGCGCCACAGGCTGTGGCGCTGCAAAGACTTTTTATTCCGATATAGCCTGCTCAGGGGGCTGGAAATCATACCCAAGATCTCGGGCGACCGCTTCATAGGTCACTCTGCCCCGATGAACATTGAGTCCGTTACGCAGGTGTGGGTCGTCCTGCAGTGCTTGTCGATAACCCTTGTTGGCCAGAGCAAGAGCGAAAGGCAGCGTTGCGTTAGTTAGAGCAAACGTAGAGGTACGGGCGACGCCACCGGGCATATTAGCCACACAGTAGTGAATTACGCCATCTACTTCGTAAGTTGGCTCCTGGTGAGTCGTCGCATGGGATGTTTCAAAGCAGCCGCCCTGGTCAATAGCGACATCTACCAGTACCGAGCCATTTTTCATCTTACTCAGCATTGCACGGGTAACCAGTTTAGGTGCCGCTGCACCTGGAATCAGAACCGCCCCGATCACCAAATCAGAGTTCACAACTTCCTGCTCAACAGATTCAGCGTTTGAATATAGTGTCTTAAGCTGCGGGCCGTATTGAGCATCCAGTTCTTTAAGACGTGGTAAGGAGCGATCTACAATAGTGACATCGGCCCCCAGTCCCATCGCCATTCGTGCAGCGTTAATACCGACGACACCACCACCAATAACGGTCACTTTAGCAGGAGCGACACCCGGAACACCGCCGAGCAGAACCCCCAGACCACCTTGTGCTTTTTCAAGTGCATGAGCACCTGCCTGAATA
The genomic region above belongs to Amphritea japonica ATCC BAA-1530 and contains:
- a CDS encoding HD domain-containing phosphohydrolase, which produces MDYADRSILLVDDEKAVLNSLKRLLRPLRCRVMTAESAEDGLALLGQQPVDLVISDMRMPEMSGEVFLQKVAERWPEIERIVMTGFSDTQSTIDAINKGKISRFLMKPWQDEDVLKVVKKGFELAQLREQNAVLQQLTEKKKKELEALNTELEDKVKLRTEQLEASHLKLISNYRSMVRMFSAITARRLGQDSHKGVQLNSLLIRTARLTPLTGKALKQLYYAWQLRNIGKLSFADELIQQPYVTLAANKQRQFQQHPLRAQAATVLVAPLFPAGEIIVQHKEYLDGSGYPKGLKGEQISYSAQLLCVVNDYVELISGHYQKRPYSSHEAFSYLKEFAAERYNADIVELLGTVIDQLVAEGEVTHEQCLTTSALVPGMVLSRDLLTIQDVLLLGAGQMLDSSAIARLSEMELNLEEQFEVFVRQEVD
- a CDS encoding sigma-54-dependent transcriptional regulator; its protein translation is MTGKILLIDDDPAILRALKRLLRPSVEKLKLEVFSTSDAQDALQLAQQEKPELIICDQRMPEVLGTELLRDISALGLSAQHYIVSGYADFDQITEAFNQGIIHQFIAKPWDEHQLLHSVDQLFNIQNVSKKIGNSPAVLFHGMLSEEPKMLEVFQQLTRLSNANAPINLSGETGTGKELAARAIHFESHRRDKSFVAVNCANFTDQMMEAELFGHRKGAFTGAVEDRTGLLQEADGGTLFLDEVTTLPLALQAKLLRVLQERRFRPVGGNQEYSFDVQLISASSQSIQDAVATGAFRPDLQYRLEVLPVHIPPLRQRPNDVIPLLRFFLNQLMLPEEMGLTERLKSQLKEYSWPGNVRQLYNVAQYLAAMCDRRQDEIDIDLLPQHILCIDCSERQEESADRLKPLQQLDVTELQQLLDKHQGNRTATAESLGISRMTLWRRMKELAVD
- a CDS encoding LruC domain-containing protein, producing MNNTRAFIVLMLTSVNLFADGRGGVAQNQNVDDQASVCMTIGQTASLTGLDDFLLATTDISGQAGAKYTGGDQFYLESNGPVRVEIHSGALKNNNSVLIPKYLFDQQSPVLNTATEGGHGAEHRIDAEVMLGAISAQQAGDYSGELVLVVVPQVGGEGGCGEFSVSYPGIASYETGSSSGQWATLAFEDLYPNPGDADYNDMVLQFRVQENYNAQQQLETIHLDFIPLARGAGYNHRLYLSLDGTLDSRNATYESTPALVGDASVKVTYNNLDSGASQTSYFDQSDDVLVFHNTRSSLSGFANVYANGDLTAPRVMTSIDISLTNPELNPASQALAGGEFNYRPFLYVMNTRQDIDLSEVNPYNGMIDQNGYPFGLMVPVDWRWPLEGVSIDVAYPYFSEYRSWLAGETDNISDQAMKWFNYPSSGAEGNLIWGENSFTEGL
- the ald gene encoding alanine dehydrogenase — encoded protein: MLIGIPKEIKNHEYRIGMTPAGVRELIENGHEVIVQRDGGTSIGLTNNQYEAAGAKLIDTPEEIFAAADMIIKVKEPQPNECKMLRPGQLLFTYLHLAPDPAQTKLLVESDCVAVAYETVTDAHRGLPLLAPMSEVAGRMAIQAGAHALEKAQGGLGVLLGGVPGVAPAKVTVIGGGVVGINAARMAMGLGADVTIVDRSLPRLKELDAQYGPQLKTLYSNAESVEQEVVNSDLVIGAVLIPGAAAPKLVTRAMLSKMKNGSVLVDVAIDQGGCFETSHATTHQEPTYEVDGVIHYCVANMPGGVARTSTFALTNATLPFALALANKGYRQALQDDPHLRNGLNVHRGRVTYEAVARDLGYDFQPPEQAISE